One region of Anaeromyxobacter paludicola genomic DNA includes:
- a CDS encoding VOC family protein: MPQLLVNVDVDDLDNAVRFYTSALGLSVGRRFGGAGVELVGAEAPIYLLVAAPGTMPFPGAAATRDYGRHWTPVHLDFAVGDIEAAVARAVAAGARVELPIEQRTFGKMAVLADPFGHGFCLLQFEGRGYDEIATGVG; this comes from the coding sequence ATGCCGCAGCTCCTCGTCAACGTGGACGTGGACGATCTCGACAATGCCGTGCGCTTCTACACGAGCGCGCTGGGGCTCTCCGTCGGAAGGCGGTTCGGCGGCGCGGGGGTCGAGCTCGTCGGGGCGGAAGCGCCGATCTACCTGCTCGTCGCCGCGCCCGGCACGATGCCCTTCCCTGGCGCCGCTGCCACGCGCGACTACGGCCGGCACTGGACGCCGGTGCACCTCGATTTCGCGGTGGGCGACATCGAGGCTGCCGTGGCGCGGGCCGTGGCGGCCGGCGCGCGCGTGGAGCTCCCCATCGAGCAGCGCACGTTCGGCAAGATGGCGGTGCTGGCGGATCCCTTCGGCCACGGGTTCTGCCTGTTGCAGTTCGAGGGGCGCGGCTACGACGAGATCGCGACGGGCGTTGGCTAG
- a CDS encoding transposase has product MKCLDDGFVAATQFYAFPQEHWHRIRSTNGSSGSTARSGAGRGRWGPSPDWASALRLVTAVALQVTAIWTDRRYLDMDLLTSHHSGDAMAA; this is encoded by the coding sequence ATGAAGTGCCTGGACGACGGCTTCGTCGCCGCGACGCAGTTCTACGCCTTCCCGCAGGAGCACTGGCACCGCATCCGCTCGACGAACGGCTCGAGCGGCTCCACGGCGAGATCAGGCGCGGGACGCGGGCGGTGGGGGCCTTCCCCCGACTGGGCCAGCGCGCTCCGGCTCGTCACCGCCGTCGCCCTCCAGGTCACCGCGATCTGGACTGACCGTCGATACCTCGATATGGACTTGCTGACCTCGCACCACAGCGGGGATGCCATGGCGGCGTGA
- a CDS encoding site-specific integrase has translation MRHTFCSRLAMADVPMLTIQALAGHESIETRRPSATCTSRKRRRWTPSGASTRARGETWGRRRGRRPET, from the coding sequence CTGCGGCACACGTTCTGCTCGCGACTCGCGATGGCGGACGTCCCGATGCTGACCATCCAGGCCCTCGCCGGGCACGAGTCCATCGAGACGAGACGACCCAGCGCTACATGCACCTCTCGCAAGCGGCGCCGCTGGACGCCATCCGGCGCCTCGACGCGCGCTCGCGGGGAGACCTGGGGGAGACGGAGGGGGAGGCGACCGGAAACGTGA
- a CDS encoding aldo/keto reductase, whose translation MEARRLGAGGPSITRLGMGMAAIGRPAYQTLGHGEDFPEGRSPEAMERHAHQVLDEAFEAGVRYFDTARSYGRGEAFLRAWLEGRGLGPGDLAVGSKWGYRYVGAWRLEAERHEVKDHSRAAFAEQLEESEALLGPWLSLYQVHSVTPESPALGDGALLDDLARLRDRGVRVGLTVSGARQAEVVLRALEVVRGGAPLFAAVQATWNLLDRSCGDALARAHAAGRTVIVKEPLANGRLTPRGAAGQGGPLAEVAARTGAGADAVALAAVLAQPWADVVLLGAATVGQLRSNLAALRLSLDEAATERLGALREGPEAYWAERSRQPWT comes from the coding sequence ATGGAGGCGAGGCGGCTCGGGGCCGGTGGCCCTTCGATCACGCGGCTCGGCATGGGGATGGCGGCCATCGGCCGCCCCGCGTACCAGACCCTCGGCCACGGCGAGGACTTCCCGGAGGGGCGCTCGCCGGAGGCGATGGAGCGGCACGCGCACCAGGTCCTCGACGAGGCCTTCGAGGCGGGGGTCCGCTACTTCGACACCGCCCGCTCCTACGGGCGCGGCGAGGCGTTCCTCCGCGCGTGGCTGGAGGGGAGGGGGCTCGGGCCGGGCGACCTCGCCGTCGGCTCGAAGTGGGGCTACCGGTACGTGGGCGCGTGGCGGCTCGAGGCCGAGCGGCACGAGGTGAAGGACCACTCGCGGGCGGCCTTCGCCGAGCAGCTCGAGGAGAGCGAGGCGCTCCTCGGCCCCTGGCTGTCGCTCTACCAGGTGCACTCGGTCACGCCGGAGAGCCCGGCGCTCGGCGACGGCGCGCTGCTCGACGATCTCGCCCGCTTGCGCGACCGGGGGGTGCGGGTGGGGCTCACCGTGAGCGGGGCGCGCCAGGCCGAGGTGGTGCTGCGCGCGCTCGAGGTGGTCCGGGGCGGCGCCCCGCTCTTCGCGGCGGTGCAGGCCACCTGGAACCTGCTCGACCGCTCCTGCGGCGACGCGCTCGCCCGGGCGCACGCGGCCGGCCGGACGGTGATCGTGAAGGAGCCGCTCGCGAACGGCCGGCTCACGCCGCGCGGGGCGGCCGGGCAGGGTGGCCCGCTGGCCGAGGTGGCGGCGCGGACGGGCGCCGGCGCCGACGCCGTGGCGCTCGCGGCCGTCCTGGCGCAACCCTGGGCCGACGTGGTGCTCCTCGGCGCGGCGACGGTGGGGCAGCTCCGCTCCAACCTGGCGGCGCTCCGGCTCTCGCTCGATGAGGCGGCGACCGAGCGCCTGGGGGCTCTCCGGGAAGGCCCGGAGGCCTACTGGGCGGAGCGCTCCCGGCAGCCCTGGACCTGA
- the senB gene encoding selenoneine biosynthesis selenosugar synthase SenB, translated as MDILIVTPAGKGTRKGNRVTALRWAGHLRALGHRVRLGTAYAGEPCDLLVALHARRSHGAAAAFRAARSGAPLVVALTGTDLYQDLPASAEARSSLALASRLVVLQPRAERALPEEVRGKVRVIYQSARPVAPLAPPEGAFRVCLLAHLREVKDPLLAARAVSRLPASSRVSLVHLGAALDPADAARAAEAAAAEPRYRWLGDRPRREALRTLAGSRLLLVTSRLEGGANVVTEAIANRVPVLSTRIEGSLGLLGEDYPGYFPVGDAAALAALLDRAEREPAFLEELRARVEALAPLVAPADERARWRALLEELGGPERARPSAGEEE; from the coding sequence TTGGACATCCTCATCGTCACTCCCGCCGGGAAGGGCACGCGCAAGGGGAACCGGGTCACGGCCCTGCGCTGGGCCGGCCACCTGCGCGCGCTCGGCCACCGCGTCCGGCTCGGCACGGCTTACGCGGGCGAGCCCTGCGACCTGCTCGTGGCCCTCCACGCCCGGCGCAGCCACGGTGCCGCGGCCGCCTTCCGCGCGGCCCGGTCCGGCGCGCCGCTGGTGGTCGCGCTCACCGGGACCGACCTCTACCAGGACCTGCCCGCCTCCGCGGAGGCGCGGAGCTCGCTCGCGCTGGCGTCTCGCCTGGTGGTGCTCCAGCCCCGCGCCGAGCGCGCGCTGCCGGAGGAGGTGCGCGGCAAGGTCCGGGTCATCTACCAGTCGGCGCGCCCGGTGGCGCCGCTCGCCCCGCCCGAGGGAGCGTTCCGGGTCTGCCTGCTGGCGCACCTCCGGGAGGTGAAGGACCCGCTCCTCGCCGCGCGGGCGGTGTCCCGCCTGCCGGCGTCGTCGCGCGTCTCGCTCGTGCACCTCGGCGCCGCGCTCGACCCCGCCGACGCCGCGCGCGCGGCCGAGGCCGCCGCGGCCGAGCCGCGCTACCGGTGGCTCGGAGACCGCCCGCGGCGGGAGGCGCTCCGGACGCTCGCCGGGAGCCGGCTCCTCCTCGTGACCTCGCGCCTGGAGGGCGGCGCCAACGTGGTGACCGAGGCGATCGCGAACCGCGTGCCGGTGCTCTCCACCCGGATCGAAGGCTCGCTGGGACTGCTCGGCGAGGACTACCCGGGCTACTTCCCGGTGGGCGATGCCGCGGCGCTGGCCGCGCTCCTCGACCGCGCCGAGCGCGAGCCGGCCTTCCTCGAGGAGCTGAGGGCGCGGGTCGAGGCGCTGGCCCCGCTGGTCGCGCCGGCGGACGAGCGCGCCCGCTGGCGAGCGCTGCTCGAGGAGCTCGGCGGGCCCGAACGCGCGCGCCCCTCGGCGGGCGAGGAGGAGTGA
- a CDS encoding YeiH family protein, translated as MSIEAALPATTAPREAPQARRRAVPPNGLPLLAREDTWAMAIALGLVLAATLTFFAGSRFFGLAAVSVPGWSGAPGKVLAGLLADPRGLVSLFALFLATFAVAGRVMGWPVRAFAAGFAVLFLLALVVTVLGSNATLKGLQLETPLLALLVGLLIGNLAPLPRFLHAALRTEFYVKTGIVLMGATLPFTVILQAGPLAIAQASIVSLVTFVTIHLAATRLFGLDPRLGACLGAGGSICGVSGAIAIGGACRAEKEHVSVAISMVIVWAVAMIFALPAWARHLGMAAGPTGAWIGTSEFADAAGFAAASAVGDERAIKTFTLMKVVGRDMFVGVWAVVVAFLSITRWERRATPGGERERVAVGEVWRRFPKFVLGFLAASLAVTVTLALLAPKVGAQYAKEAIGPLKSLRGWAFTFTFLSIGLTTRFRELKSFGWRPLAAFAVGVAVNVPLGYWLSNSVFASYWLGVK; from the coding sequence ATGTCGATCGAAGCCGCCCTCCCCGCCACGACCGCCCCGCGCGAAGCCCCCCAGGCGCGCCGCCGCGCGGTGCCCCCCAACGGCCTCCCCTTGCTCGCCCGCGAGGACACCTGGGCCATGGCCATCGCGCTCGGCCTGGTCCTCGCGGCCACGCTCACCTTCTTCGCCGGCTCCCGCTTCTTCGGCCTCGCGGCGGTCTCGGTCCCCGGCTGGTCGGGCGCGCCGGGCAAGGTGCTCGCCGGGCTCCTCGCGGATCCGCGCGGGCTCGTCTCGCTCTTCGCGCTCTTCCTCGCCACCTTCGCCGTCGCCGGGCGGGTGATGGGCTGGCCGGTCCGCGCCTTCGCCGCCGGCTTCGCGGTGCTCTTCCTGCTCGCGCTCGTGGTGACGGTGCTCGGCTCGAACGCCACCCTCAAGGGCCTGCAGCTCGAGACGCCGCTCCTGGCGCTGCTGGTGGGGCTCCTCATCGGGAACCTGGCGCCGCTGCCGCGCTTCCTCCACGCCGCGCTGCGGACCGAGTTCTACGTGAAGACCGGCATCGTGCTCATGGGCGCGACCCTGCCGTTCACGGTGATCCTGCAGGCCGGGCCGCTCGCCATCGCGCAGGCCTCCATCGTCTCCCTCGTCACCTTCGTCACCATCCACCTCGCCGCCACGCGCCTCTTCGGCCTCGATCCCCGCCTCGGCGCCTGCCTCGGGGCGGGCGGCTCGATCTGCGGGGTGTCGGGCGCCATCGCCATCGGCGGCGCCTGCCGCGCCGAGAAGGAGCACGTCTCGGTGGCCATCTCGATGGTGATCGTGTGGGCGGTGGCGATGATCTTCGCCCTGCCGGCCTGGGCGCGCCACCTCGGCATGGCCGCGGGGCCGACCGGCGCCTGGATCGGCACCTCGGAGTTCGCCGACGCCGCCGGGTTCGCCGCCGCCTCGGCCGTGGGCGACGAGCGGGCCATCAAGACCTTCACGCTCATGAAGGTGGTGGGCCGCGACATGTTCGTGGGCGTCTGGGCGGTGGTGGTGGCGTTCCTCTCCATCACCCGCTGGGAGCGCCGCGCCACCCCGGGCGGCGAGCGCGAGCGGGTGGCGGTGGGCGAGGTCTGGCGCCGCTTCCCCAAGTTCGTGCTCGGGTTCCTGGCCGCCTCCCTCGCGGTCACGGTGACCCTCGCGCTGCTCGCGCCGAAGGTGGGCGCGCAGTACGCCAAGGAGGCGATCGGGCCGCTCAAGTCGCTCCGCGGCTGGGCCTTCACCTTCACCTTCCTCAGCATCGGCCTCACCACCCGGTTCCGGGAGCTGAAGTCGTTCGGGTGGCGGCCGCTCGCCGCGTTCGCCGTGGGCGTCGCCGTGAACGTGCCCCTCGGCTACTGGCTCTCGAACTCGGTCTTCGCGAGCTACTGGCTCGGGGTGAAGTGA
- a CDS encoding Mov34/MPN/PAD-1 family protein, whose translation MAPRRELPPAAGAYPAPLLAELARLCEETPDRERCGFVVREGEGGPLAAVPLPNVSPEPDAFTIDPLAHLRLAKRLRAGGGQVVAVWHSHVDAPAVLSARDREGAAPDGVEAIPGAEQLVLGLRAGRVVEIRRFVPVEGGFAEGSIRYSG comes from the coding sequence GTGGCGCCCCGGCGCGAGCTCCCCCCGGCGGCGGGCGCGTACCCGGCGCCGCTCCTCGCCGAGCTGGCGCGGCTCTGCGAGGAGACCCCGGACCGGGAGCGGTGCGGCTTCGTGGTTCGAGAGGGGGAGGGTGGCCCGCTCGCCGCCGTGCCGCTGCCGAACGTCTCACCCGAGCCCGACGCCTTCACGATCGATCCGCTGGCGCACCTCCGGCTCGCGAAGCGGTTGCGCGCTGGCGGCGGGCAGGTGGTGGCGGTCTGGCACTCCCACGTGGACGCGCCGGCGGTCCTCTCGGCCCGGGATCGCGAGGGGGCGGCCCCGGACGGCGTCGAGGCCATCCCCGGCGCGGAGCAGCTCGTCCTCGGCCTGCGCGCCGGCCGGGTGGTCGAGATCCGGCGCTTCGTCCCGGTGGAGGGGGGCTTCGCGGAGGGCTCCATCCGGTATAGCGGATAA
- the moeB gene encoding molybdopterin-synthase adenylyltransferase MoeB gives MPIGLDPSQLPPLTPEERLRYSRHLTLPEVGLEGQRRLKAARVLMVGAGGLGSPIGLYLAAAGVGTLGLVEFDAVDVTNLQRQVLHGTRDIGRPKAQSARDRLSDVNPHVRLELHEARLTSENALDLLGRYDLVVDGTDNFATRYLVNDACVLLGKPNVYGSVYRFEGQATVLCAAGGPCYRCLYPEPPPPGAVPSCAEGGVLGVLPGLVGVIQATEAVKLVLGLPGLVGRLLLVDALGMQFRAVKLRPDPRCPACGTRELRALVDYEQFCGTRGEPAGPVPEIAPRELDARRRRGDAPVLLDVREAREWELCRIEGARLAPLSRLAEELAGLDPERETVVYCRSGVRSARAVRQLQAAGFARVASLAGGILRWADEVDPSLPRY, from the coding sequence ATGCCGATCGGCCTCGACCCCTCCCAGCTGCCGCCGCTCACGCCGGAGGAGCGCCTCCGCTACAGCCGCCACCTCACGCTCCCCGAGGTGGGGCTCGAGGGGCAGCGCCGGCTCAAGGCGGCGCGGGTGCTGATGGTCGGCGCGGGCGGGCTCGGGTCGCCCATCGGCCTCTACCTCGCCGCCGCCGGCGTGGGCACGCTCGGCCTCGTCGAGTTCGACGCGGTGGACGTCACCAACCTCCAGCGCCAGGTGCTCCACGGCACCCGCGACATCGGCCGCCCCAAGGCCCAGTCCGCGCGCGACCGGCTCTCCGACGTGAACCCGCACGTCCGCCTGGAGCTGCACGAGGCCCGCCTCACCTCCGAGAACGCGCTCGACCTCCTCGGCCGGTACGACCTCGTGGTGGACGGCACCGACAACTTCGCCACCCGCTATCTCGTCAACGACGCCTGCGTCCTCCTCGGCAAGCCGAACGTCTACGGCTCGGTCTACCGCTTCGAGGGGCAGGCCACCGTCCTCTGCGCCGCGGGCGGGCCGTGCTACCGCTGCCTCTACCCCGAGCCGCCGCCGCCCGGGGCCGTGCCGTCCTGCGCCGAGGGCGGGGTGCTCGGGGTGCTGCCGGGGCTGGTCGGGGTGATCCAGGCGACCGAGGCGGTGAAGCTCGTGCTCGGCCTGCCGGGGCTGGTCGGGCGGCTCCTGCTGGTGGACGCGCTCGGGATGCAGTTCCGCGCCGTGAAGCTGCGGCCCGACCCGCGCTGCCCGGCCTGCGGCACCCGCGAGCTCCGGGCGCTCGTGGACTACGAGCAGTTCTGCGGGACCCGGGGCGAGCCGGCGGGGCCGGTGCCGGAGATCGCGCCGCGCGAGCTCGACGCGCGCCGCCGCCGGGGCGACGCGCCCGTGCTGCTCGACGTCCGGGAGGCGCGCGAGTGGGAGCTCTGCCGGATCGAGGGGGCGAGGCTCGCGCCGCTGTCGCGGCTGGCGGAGGAGCTCGCCGGGCTGGATCCGGAGCGGGAGACGGTCGTGTACTGCCGCAGCGGCGTGCGGAGCGCGCGGGCGGTGCGCCAGCTCCAGGCCGCCGGCTTCGCGCGGGTGGCGAGCCTCGCGGGCGGCATCCTGCGCTGGGCGGACGAGGTCGATCCCTCGCTGCCCCGGTACTAG
- a CDS encoding AMP-dependent synthetase/ligase, with protein sequence MIPRLPISRFAARTVPALLAHTSARVPGRTFMRFLDPATPGAPPRELTFEGFRAQVCRAAAWLGARGVRAGDRVLLLAENAPEWQAVAVATQLLRAEPAALFASLGAPQAEEIARRVRPRIVYVSGEAQWSKLAPAAADLAAAGLTAVLAQAPLPPASVPAGVALAAVPEALAPGAPALSLAEFEARAAAVGQEDPFLLLFTSGTTGRQKGVRLPQRTICHAIDGGAAAVGVGEDDLGLHLLPFGHVAGHDQWMLALGQGHGLVMIARREDLPRALTFGPTYLFSVPLVYERVRQQVLENLARQPAPLRRLLTAAIEAAARRAVDGTRTLRDRALAGLARRLVGRKLRAALGGRVRGLFSGGAPASEALFRFYEGLGLPFVELYGMSETAGLISSNLFHGRRAPKEAGLVTPDHEIRFSEDGEMLVRGPLLFSGYLDPADGEGCYTDDGFFRTGDRARLGDDGLLRVEGRKKHLLVLSTGKKIAPEPVETAIASAQPFQGAVLLGEGRPFVAAAVFVAKEELARLAELGKNAAEELLPRAREALEAFSEYEKPKRLLVIPGAPADHPSLVTPTLKVRREALLSLLGSEVAALYGPT encoded by the coding sequence ATGATCCCTCGCCTGCCCATCTCCCGCTTCGCCGCTCGCACCGTCCCCGCCCTGCTCGCCCACACATCCGCCCGGGTCCCTGGGCGGACGTTCATGCGCTTCCTCGATCCCGCCACCCCGGGCGCGCCGCCGCGGGAGCTGACCTTCGAGGGCTTCCGCGCGCAGGTCTGCCGCGCCGCCGCCTGGCTCGGGGCGCGGGGCGTCCGCGCGGGCGACCGGGTCCTGCTCCTCGCCGAGAACGCGCCCGAGTGGCAGGCGGTCGCCGTGGCCACGCAGCTCCTCCGCGCCGAGCCGGCCGCGCTCTTCGCCAGCCTGGGCGCGCCCCAGGCCGAGGAGATCGCCCGCCGGGTCCGGCCGCGGATCGTCTACGTCTCGGGCGAGGCGCAGTGGTCGAAGCTCGCCCCGGCGGCGGCCGACCTCGCGGCGGCCGGGCTCACCGCGGTGCTCGCGCAGGCGCCGCTCCCCCCGGCCTCCGTCCCCGCCGGCGTGGCGCTCGCGGCGGTGCCGGAGGCGCTCGCGCCGGGGGCCCCGGCCCTCTCCCTCGCCGAGTTCGAGGCGCGGGCCGCGGCCGTCGGCCAGGAGGACCCGTTCCTCCTCCTCTTCACGAGCGGCACCACCGGGCGGCAGAAGGGCGTGCGGCTCCCGCAGCGCACCATCTGCCACGCCATCGACGGCGGCGCGGCCGCGGTCGGCGTGGGCGAGGACGACCTCGGCCTGCACCTCCTCCCCTTCGGCCACGTCGCCGGGCACGACCAGTGGATGCTCGCCCTCGGCCAGGGGCACGGGCTCGTCATGATCGCCCGCCGCGAGGACCTGCCGCGCGCGCTGACCTTCGGCCCGACCTACCTCTTCTCGGTCCCGCTCGTGTACGAGCGCGTCCGCCAGCAGGTGCTCGAGAACCTCGCCCGGCAGCCGGCGCCGCTGCGTCGCCTGCTCACGGCCGCGATCGAGGCCGCGGCCCGGCGGGCGGTGGACGGCACGCGGACCCTCCGCGATCGCGCCCTCGCCGGCCTGGCCCGCCGCCTCGTCGGCCGCAAGCTCCGGGCCGCGCTCGGCGGCCGGGTGCGGGGCCTCTTCTCCGGCGGCGCGCCCGCCTCCGAGGCGCTGTTCCGGTTCTACGAGGGGCTCGGGCTCCCCTTCGTCGAGCTCTACGGGATGAGCGAGACGGCCGGCCTCATCTCCTCGAACCTGTTCCACGGCCGGCGCGCGCCCAAGGAGGCGGGGCTCGTCACGCCCGACCACGAGATCCGCTTCTCCGAGGACGGCGAGATGCTGGTCCGCGGGCCGCTCCTCTTCTCGGGTTACCTCGATCCGGCCGACGGCGAGGGCTGCTACACCGACGACGGGTTCTTCCGGACCGGCGACCGCGCGCGGCTCGGCGACGACGGGCTGCTCCGCGTGGAGGGGCGCAAGAAGCACCTCCTCGTGCTCTCCACCGGCAAGAAGATCGCGCCCGAGCCGGTGGAGACCGCCATCGCCTCCGCCCAGCCGTTCCAGGGGGCCGTGCTGCTCGGCGAGGGTCGCCCCTTCGTCGCGGCGGCGGTCTTCGTGGCGAAGGAGGAGCTCGCCCGGCTGGCGGAGCTCGGCAAGAACGCCGCGGAGGAGCTGCTCCCGCGCGCCCGCGAGGCGCTCGAGGCCTTCTCCGAGTACGAGAAGCCGAAGCGGCTGCTCGTCATCCCGGGCGCGCCGGCCGATCACCCGTCCCTCGTGACCCCTACCCTGAAGGTCCGGCGCGAGGCGCTCCTATCCCTCCTGGGATCCGAGGTGGCAGCCCTCTACGGGCCGACGTAG
- a CDS encoding ferritin-like domain-containing protein has translation METGLESVERVDFGALSLQDALDLAILMEEEARGRYELFARTVGGRYAGDASEMCRMMAGNEAKHGAQLAERRQALFGAAPARLSPDQLDDVEAPDLGRPRVFMSARQLMRVALDSERKAEAFFRSALPHVRDPGVRELFLELAAEEKRHQVLVESWIERLPRGPDLEDEDADEPGTDPGN, from the coding sequence ATGGAGACCGGCCTGGAGTCGGTGGAGCGGGTCGATTTCGGCGCCCTGTCCCTGCAGGATGCGCTCGATCTCGCCATTCTGATGGAGGAGGAGGCGCGCGGCCGGTACGAGCTGTTCGCCCGCACGGTGGGCGGGCGGTACGCCGGCGACGCCTCCGAGATGTGCCGCATGATGGCCGGCAACGAGGCCAAGCACGGCGCCCAGCTGGCCGAGCGGCGGCAGGCGCTGTTCGGCGCCGCGCCGGCCCGGCTCTCGCCCGATCAGCTCGACGACGTGGAGGCGCCCGACCTGGGCCGGCCGCGGGTCTTCATGTCGGCCCGCCAGCTCATGCGGGTGGCGCTCGACTCCGAGCGCAAGGCGGAGGCGTTCTTCCGGTCGGCGCTCCCGCACGTCCGGGACCCCGGCGTGCGGGAGCTCTTCCTCGAGCTCGCGGCCGAGGAGAAGCGGCACCAGGTGCTCGTGGAGAGCTGGATCGAGCGGCTGCCGCGTGGCCCCGACCTCGAGGACGAGGACGCCGACGAGCCGGGCACCGACCCGGGCAACTGA
- a CDS encoding EAL domain-containing response regulator, producing the protein MGRVLLVDDDPLVLRGYRRILEQAGHTVETSLDGAQALALAARRPFDVALTDIAMPHMDGVELLRRLRALQPDLPVLLVTATPKLESAIQAVDYGAQRYLQKPVDRRLLLESVDKAIGLHRVARLKREALGALSDDPAWKLDRDALERAFEAALATAWIAFQPIVRWSDRRIFAYEALVRSLRGPLELPPEIIAAAERLGRLHDLGRLVRGLVARAAPHCPPDALLFVNLHAFDLDDPALYDPAAPLSRVADRVVLEVTERHSLEGIADVQRHMADLRRLGFRIAVDDLGAGYAGLASFGMLEPEVIKIDMSLTRGADSAEKQRLLIRAIANLGRNLDALVVAEGVETQAERDALVAQGCDLLQGYFFARPADGFSDARADSL; encoded by the coding sequence GTGGGAAGAGTGCTGCTGGTGGACGACGACCCGCTGGTGCTGCGAGGCTACCGGCGCATCCTCGAGCAGGCGGGCCACACCGTCGAGACGAGCCTCGACGGCGCGCAGGCGCTCGCCCTCGCCGCGCGCCGGCCGTTCGACGTCGCCCTCACCGACATCGCCATGCCCCACATGGACGGGGTCGAGCTCCTGCGGCGGCTGCGGGCCCTGCAGCCCGACCTGCCGGTGCTGCTCGTCACCGCCACGCCGAAGCTCGAGAGCGCCATCCAGGCGGTGGACTACGGCGCGCAGCGCTACCTCCAGAAGCCGGTGGACCGGCGGCTGCTCCTCGAGAGCGTGGACAAGGCCATCGGGCTGCACCGGGTGGCGCGGCTCAAGCGCGAGGCGCTCGGCGCGCTGTCGGACGACCCGGCCTGGAAGCTCGACCGCGACGCGCTCGAGCGGGCCTTCGAGGCGGCCCTCGCGACCGCCTGGATCGCCTTCCAGCCCATCGTCCGCTGGAGCGACCGGCGCATCTTCGCCTACGAGGCGCTGGTGCGGAGCCTGCGGGGCCCGCTCGAGCTCCCGCCCGAGATCATCGCGGCGGCGGAGCGGCTCGGGCGGCTGCACGACCTCGGGCGGCTGGTGCGGGGCCTCGTGGCGCGCGCCGCGCCGCACTGCCCGCCGGACGCGCTGCTGTTCGTGAACCTCCACGCCTTCGACCTCGACGACCCGGCGCTGTACGACCCGGCCGCGCCGCTCTCGCGCGTGGCGGACCGGGTGGTCCTCGAGGTCACCGAGCGCCACTCGCTCGAGGGCATCGCCGACGTGCAGCGGCACATGGCCGACCTGCGCCGGCTCGGCTTCCGCATCGCCGTGGACGACCTCGGCGCCGGCTACGCCGGCCTCGCCAGCTTCGGCATGCTCGAGCCGGAGGTCATCAAGATCGACATGTCGCTCACGCGGGGGGCCGACTCGGCCGAGAAGCAGCGCCTGCTCATCCGCGCCATCGCCAACCTGGGCCGGAACCTCGACGCGCTGGTGGTGGCCGAGGGGGTGGAGACGCAGGCCGAGCGGGACGCCCTGGTGGCCCAGGGCTGCGATCTCCTCCAGGGCTACTTCTTCGCCCGGCCCGCGGACGGCTTCTCGGACGCGCGGGCGGACAGCCTCTGA
- a CDS encoding CBS domain-containing protein: MPTIEKLVVRDVVALDEHTSCNEAARLMEQKHIGSVGVKRNGKLVGIVTERDLVYAIMAKDVTAERKLADIMRPEIPTVPPTATERDCAHLMRTHFTRHLLVKQGSEVVGVISMLDVVNLMLEDNRWLIEQLNTYIRGGRGG, translated from the coding sequence ATGCCCACCATCGAAAAGCTCGTGGTCCGCGACGTGGTCGCGCTCGACGAGCACACCAGCTGCAATGAGGCCGCCCGGCTGATGGAGCAGAAGCACATCGGCTCCGTCGGCGTGAAGCGCAACGGCAAGCTCGTCGGCATCGTCACCGAGCGCGACCTCGTCTACGCGATCATGGCGAAGGACGTCACCGCCGAGCGGAAGCTCGCGGACATCATGCGCCCCGAGATCCCGACCGTGCCGCCCACGGCGACCGAGCGCGACTGCGCCCACCTCATGCGCACGCACTTCACGCGCCACCTGCTGGTGAAGCAGGGCAGCGAGGTCGTCGGCGTCATCTCGATGCTCGACGTGGTGAACCTCATGCTCGAGGACAACCGCTGGCTCATCGAGCAGCTCAACACCTACATCCGCGGCGGGCGGGGCGGGTAG